One Leisingera sp. M658 genomic window carries:
- a CDS encoding TIGR04282 family arsenosugar biosynthesis glycosyltransferase, which yields MKRTLIIMVKEPRPGRVKTRLGRGIGVIPATWWFRHQSARLIRRLRDPRWQIVLAAAPDIAVNSKVWPADLPRLPQGSGDLGQRMKRMLQSVPGPACLIGADIPGVTRPHIARAFAVLGEHDAVFGPAEDGGYWLVGAKHPARLPHGLFQNTRWSTEHALADTLQTLPGCRIALTDTLRDVDTAADLPRR from the coding sequence GTGAAACGCACCCTGATCATCATGGTCAAGGAGCCGCGCCCGGGCCGGGTCAAGACCCGTCTGGGCCGGGGTATCGGCGTGATTCCGGCAACCTGGTGGTTCCGCCACCAATCCGCCCGGCTGATACGGCGATTGCGCGATCCGCGCTGGCAGATTGTGCTGGCGGCAGCTCCCGACATCGCGGTGAATTCAAAGGTCTGGCCCGCTGATCTGCCCCGCCTGCCGCAAGGCAGCGGCGACTTGGGTCAGCGGATGAAACGGATGCTGCAATCTGTGCCTGGTCCTGCCTGCCTGATCGGCGCTGACATCCCCGGCGTCACCCGCCCCCATATCGCCCGCGCCTTTGCAGTCCTTGGTGAACACGACGCCGTCTTCGGCCCCGCGGAGGATGGCGGTTACTGGCTGGTGGGCGCCAAACACCCGGCCCGCCTGCCCCACGGTCTGTTTCAAAACACCCGCTGGTCAACGGAACACGCGCTGGCTGATACCCTGCAGACCCTGCCCGGATGCCGCATCGCCCTGACCGATACTCTGCGCGACGTCGACACCGCTGCCGATCTGCCCCGCCGCTAA
- a CDS encoding GNAT family N-acetyltransferase: MSLSMAVTDDLETCFALRHQVFVVEQGVPVEEEQDTLDASATHLLAVQDGDPVGTARIVFKGDTAKIGRVCVLQSTRGTGLGAKLIEAAVETARTKPGISKAKLGAQLHAIGFYEKLGFTAFGPVYDDAGIDHRDMLRDFT, translated from the coding sequence ATGAGCCTGAGCATGGCTGTCACCGACGACCTTGAGACCTGCTTTGCTCTGCGCCACCAGGTGTTTGTGGTAGAGCAAGGCGTGCCGGTGGAAGAGGAACAGGACACGCTGGATGCCTCTGCCACCCACCTGCTGGCCGTTCAGGACGGTGATCCGGTGGGAACCGCGCGGATTGTCTTCAAAGGCGACACCGCCAAGATCGGCCGGGTCTGCGTGCTGCAGTCTACCCGCGGCACCGGGCTGGGCGCCAAGCTGATTGAAGCGGCGGTGGAAACCGCGCGGACCAAACCGGGCATATCCAAAGCCAAGCTGGGCGCGCAGCTCCATGCCATCGGGTTCTATGAAAAGCTCGGGTTCACCGCCTTTGGCCCGGTCTATGACGATGCCGGTATCGATCACCGGGACATGCTGCGCGATTTCACGTGA
- the dapE gene encoding succinyl-diaminopimelate desuccinylase, with protein sequence MPQTDPARLTADLIRCPSVTPEEGGALVLLEKLLSNAGFTCTRTDRGDVSNLFARWGAKSHDKTFGFNGHTDVVPLGDEAAWTMPPFGAEEKDGFMYGRGSTDMKSGVAAFAAAAIDFVRDTPPDGAIILTITGDEEGDAVDGTTALLDYMDREGEQMSVCLVGEPTCPDEMGEMIKIGRRGSLTAWFTVTGVQGHSAYPHRANNPLNAMARLMDRLASHELDQGTDHFDASTLAVVTIDTGNPATNVIPAQAASTVNIRFNDSHSGASLSAWLQGEAGKVAAEFGVEIGIKVKVSGESFITPPGALSDLVSAAVEAETGRKPDLSTTGGTSDARFVKNHCPVVEFGLVGKTMHQVDERVEVAQIHQLKSIYTRILQDFFA encoded by the coding sequence ATGCCGCAAACCGATCCCGCCCGCCTGACTGCCGACCTGATCCGCTGCCCGTCGGTGACGCCCGAGGAAGGCGGCGCGCTGGTGCTGCTGGAGAAACTGCTGAGCAATGCCGGTTTCACCTGCACCCGAACGGACCGCGGTGACGTTTCCAACCTGTTTGCCCGCTGGGGCGCCAAGAGCCATGACAAAACATTTGGCTTCAACGGCCACACCGATGTGGTGCCGCTGGGGGATGAGGCCGCCTGGACCATGCCACCTTTTGGCGCCGAGGAGAAAGACGGTTTCATGTACGGGCGCGGCTCCACCGACATGAAGTCAGGTGTTGCCGCCTTTGCTGCCGCAGCCATTGATTTTGTGCGGGATACACCGCCGGACGGTGCCATCATCCTGACCATCACCGGCGACGAGGAAGGCGACGCGGTGGACGGCACCACCGCGCTGCTGGACTACATGGACCGCGAAGGCGAGCAGATGTCGGTCTGCCTGGTGGGGGAACCCACCTGCCCCGATGAGATGGGCGAGATGATCAAGATCGGCCGCCGCGGCTCTCTCACAGCATGGTTCACAGTCACCGGCGTACAGGGGCATTCGGCCTATCCGCACCGCGCCAACAACCCGCTGAACGCGATGGCGCGGCTGATGGACCGCCTGGCCAGCCATGAGCTGGACCAGGGAACCGATCATTTTGATGCCTCGACGCTGGCGGTCGTTACCATCGACACCGGCAACCCGGCCACCAATGTGATCCCGGCACAGGCGGCCTCAACCGTCAACATCCGCTTCAACGATTCTCATAGCGGCGCCAGCCTGAGCGCGTGGCTGCAAGGCGAGGCCGGCAAAGTGGCAGCCGAATTCGGTGTTGAAATCGGGATTAAGGTGAAAGTCTCCGGCGAAAGCTTCATCACCCCGCCGGGTGCGCTGTCAGATCTGGTTTCAGCGGCGGTAGAGGCGGAAACGGGCCGCAAACCTGACCTCTCGACCACTGGCGGCACGTCGGACGCGCGGTTTGTGAAAAACCACTGCCCAGTGGTAGAATTCGGCCTGGTCGGCAAAACCATGCATCAGGTGGATGAACGGGTGGAGGTCGCCCAGATCCACCAGCTGAAATCCATCTACACCCGCATTCTGCAGGATTTCTTTGCATGA